AAATTACAAACTTCAAATCAACTTGGAGCAACTGGAGATTTTATACCTGTATTTGAAGAAAATAATATACAATTAGCTAATTTAGATGAGTTAAATTTATTTCCATTTATAGTTAGAACTACTAGAGATTTAACTGGTGGTGGAGATGGATTTATGCTAGTTAACGCAAATGGAGAAAGATTCTTAAATGAAAATATCTCTAAAAATGACAGATTTAAAGCTGCTCAAACAATTCTTGCACAACCAGAAGGAAAAGCATTCTATGTATATGATCAAGCTTTATACGAGTCAAGCTATCGTTTACAAAAACATACAGCAAAAGGATATCATGTAAAAGCTGATACATTAGAAGAGTTAGCACAAAAACTTGGAGTACCAGCAGATAAATTAGTTGCTACAAGAGATCATTTTAACAAGGCTATACGTGGAGAGGAACAAGATCCATTTAGAGAAAAGCCATTTAAAAGAGAGTTTAGAACAGAGGGGCCATTCTATGGAGTTCAAGTAGAATCAGCAGTTCATATGACTAGAGGTGGAGTAGTAGCAAATGAAAAAACTGAGGTATTAGATGTGGATGGTAACGTAGTACCAGGTGTATTCGCTGCTGGAGAAGTTACAAATAGTAGTGCAGCTTACAGTGCAGCTGTTATATTTGGGCGTATAGCAGGAGAAAATGCAGTTAAATTTATAAATAAGCAATAATAATATAAAAAGAGGGATATTTATATCCCTCTTTTTATATATATGAAATTTCTCCATTTTTTAAAGAGATAACTCTGTCACACATATATTTTACAACATTAACATCATGAGATATAAAAATATATGTTAGATTTAGTTTTTTTTGTAATTCAATTAATAGATTTAAAATTTGAGCTTGAACAGAAATATCTAGAGCTGATACAGATTCATCTAAAACAATAATTTTAGGTTCTATTAATAAAGCTGCTAAAATTAAAACTCTTTGTTTTTGGCCACCACTCAGTTGATTAGGATATTTATCTAAATAATCTTTAGATAAACCTACTAATTCCATCATAGACACTATTCTATTTAAACGCTTATCTTTTGGATAGTTTAGAATATCTAAAGGTTGATTTAGATGCCAGCCTATAGTTTTCCTAGGATTAAGTGAAAGATAAGGATCTTGTAAAACCATTTGTAAATCTTTTCGATATTCTAAAATCTCTTTTTTATTGAAATTAAAGATATTTTTGTCTTTATATATGATCTCTCCAGAATCTTGAGATAGAAGTAAAAGAAGAATTTTTCCAAAGGTACTTTTTCCACATCCACTAGGACCTACAAAACCTAAAGTTTCACCTTCAAAGATATCAAAAGAAACATCTTTTAAGACAATAGAATTTCTAAAATTTTTATTTAAGTTTTTTATTTTTAAAATTATATTATTTTTCATAAGAATTATCCTTTATGGGATTTATACAACGAATACCCGTATTATTTTTTTCATTTAATATAAATTCTATTTTTTGTTGTTTGCATTTTTCTAAAGACATAGGGCACCTAGGAGAGAATACACAACCTTCAATTATATCATTTACTCCTGGAATTCCACCACTCATAACCTTAATAGGTTCTCCTTTTTTAAAATTTTTAGGAAGAGAAGCAAGTAAACCAGCAGTATAGTGATGAGCTGGTTTGGAGAAAATATCCTTTGTTGTTCCACTCTCTACAAGTTGTCCAAAATACATAATAAGAGAGTTTTCTGTAAAATTCTCAATAACTTCTAAATCATGGGATATTAATATTATAGCTGTCTCATATTTCTTCTGTATATCTTTTAATAGATTTAAAATTTGATTTTGAATATTTTTATCTAGAGCTGTAGTTGGTTCATCAGCGATGATAATTTTAGGGTTATTGGCAATAGCCATAGCAATCCCGATTCTTTGGCCTTGTCCTCCACTAAGTTCATGAGGATATTTATTGAATATCTCTAAAAAATTATCTTTAAAACCAACATCAGATAAAACTTCAAAAGTTCTATTGAGTCTCTCTTTTTTATTTAGATTTTGATGTTTTTCAATAACTTCTAAAATTTGTTTTCCAACTTTCATCAATGGATTTAATGAACTAATAGGATTCTGAAAAATAATAGAAAATTGATTACCTCTAATTTTTTCTAAATCTTTTTCAGAACTTTTACACATATCTATTCCTAGAAATTTGATACTTCCATTTGAAACCATTAAATCTTCAGACAAAAGATTTAAAAGGCTCATAGCAGTGACAGTTTTTCCACTTCCACTTTCTCCAACAATTCCTAAAGCCTCGCCTTTTTTTAAAGTGAAAGATACATCCTCAACAACAACTCGATTAATTTTTGAAATCTCTTTTATGGATAAATTTTTAACTTTTAAAATAATCATATATACTCCTATTTTTTTATATACTCTTTAATTCCTTCACCAAGAAGATTAAATCCAATGGCAACTAAGCTAATTAAAACTCCTGGAACAAAAGCGTAGGATGGGTTTGTAGTGATGTATTCTTGAGCTCTATAAATGATTTCTCCCCAAGTAGGATTAGGAGGATTAACTCCCATACCTAAATAACTTAAACTAGCCTCTGTTAAAATTGCAGTGGAAAAAGATAAAGCACCAACAACAATTATTGTTGAAAGTATATTTGGAAAAATATGAGAATAGATAATTTTGAACTCTTTAATCCCCATAATTTTAGCCCAAGTTATATAAGGAAGATTTTTAACTTCCATAACTTTACTTCTGCTTATTCTAAAAAATGTAGGTATATTTAAAATACCAATGGAAATAGCAGTATTTTTAAGATCTTTCCCAAAAATAGTTATAAAAACTAAAAGAAATAAAATAGATGGAATAGACATAAAAGCATCTATTATTTTAGAGAGAATTTCATCAATCCAATTAGAAAAATAACCAGATATAGTTCCTAAAAAACTACCGATAATCCCACCAATAAGAACAGAAATAAGACCAACATAAAAAGCTCCTTGAGAAGCAATCATAACTCTAGAAAAGATATCTCTTCCTAATTGATCAGTTCCTAAAATATGTTTAAATGATGGCGGTTTTAATCTGTTAATCTCATCAATTAAATAAGGATCATATGGAGTCCAAAAAATACTTAAAATCATAAAAAAGAAAAGAGTTCCAATGATTAAAAGTCCTATTTTTAAATTAGTAT
This genomic window from Cetobacterium sp. NK01 contains:
- a CDS encoding ABC transporter ATP-binding protein, whose product is MKNNIILKIKNLNKNFRNSIVLKDVSFDIFEGETLGFVGPSGCGKSTFGKILLLLLSQDSGEIIYKDKNIFNFNKKEILEYRKDLQMVLQDPYLSLNPRKTIGWHLNQPLDILNYPKDKRLNRIVSMMELVGLSKDYLDKYPNQLSGGQKQRVLILAALLIEPKIIVLDESVSALDISVQAQILNLLIELQKKLNLTYIFISHDVNVVKYMCDRVISLKNGEISYI
- a CDS encoding ABC transporter ATP-binding protein; this encodes MIILKVKNLSIKEISKINRVVVEDVSFTLKKGEALGIVGESGSGKTVTAMSLLNLLSEDLMVSNGSIKFLGIDMCKSSEKDLEKIRGNQFSIIFQNPISSLNPLMKVGKQILEVIEKHQNLNKKERLNRTFEVLSDVGFKDNFLEIFNKYPHELSGGQGQRIGIAMAIANNPKIIIADEPTTALDKNIQNQILNLLKDIQKKYETAIILISHDLEVIENFTENSLIMYFGQLVESGTTKDIFSKPAHHYTAGLLASLPKNFKKGEPIKVMSGGIPGVNDIIEGCVFSPRCPMSLEKCKQQKIEFILNEKNNTGIRCINPIKDNSYEK
- a CDS encoding ABC transporter permease, which translates into the protein MNIKKNTNLKIGLLIIGTLFFFMILSIFWTPYDPYLIDEINRLKPPSFKHILGTDQLGRDIFSRVMIASQGAFYVGLISVLIGGIIGSFLGTISGYFSNWIDEILSKIIDAFMSIPSILFLLVFITIFGKDLKNTAISIGILNIPTFFRISRSKVMEVKNLPYITWAKIMGIKEFKIIYSHIFPNILSTIIVVGALSFSTAILTEASLSYLGMGVNPPNPTWGEIIYRAQEYITTNPSYAFVPGVLISLVAIGFNLLGEGIKEYIKK